A stretch of the Odontesthes bonariensis isolate fOdoBon6 chromosome 5, fOdoBon6.hap1, whole genome shotgun sequence genome encodes the following:
- the trpv6 gene encoding transient receptor potential cation channel subfamily V member 6 produces MSPSMARSAPSELNHWWNQLRFRLQNKKGWNEMLDETFLICTKNINDIPLFYAAKNNSVGCIKKLLSCASTNIFERGALGETALHVAVMNDNLDAAVALMDGAPELINEPMTSELFQGVTPLHIAVVNQNINLVYHLISRGGDAATPRVTGLYFRKRIGGLLYCGEHILAFAACAGNEDIINMVIDAGASTRVQDYRGNTLLHVLVLQPNKTTACQAIDLIMARDVELDQSVPLDMVPNYRGLTPFKLAAKEGNIVAFQHLVNKRRVVQWSLGPLSSHLYDLTEIDSWADNMSVMELIVGSPRREARGILEVTPVRQLVSLKWDLYGKHYFRLLMVLYLLYIGTFTLCCVFRPLKDAPENYTKSDMDKTIRVQKAFNESYVTYGDSLRLAGEVISVLGAVVILVLEIPDILRVGARRYFGQTALGGPFHVILISYASLVVLLCVFRACEVQGEAEVMAVCLVLGWCNVMFFARGFEMLGPYVIMIQKIIFGDLTKFMWLSFIVLIGFSTSLWMVYMTQDPDSLPAYRSFPITLFSQFELSVGLIDLPVDHTVTTPPIVHVLHVTFSVVSYILLLNLLIAMMSDTHWRVAQERDELWRTQVVATTLMLERRLPRCLWPRLGVCGLSYGLKERWYLRVEDRNDPMMQKMRRYVKVFSKEDEKEKEGLEKSDTMKGTPMLRPKNRGCNNRRALAGWEVIRHSALGLEMEQQEPEEDHDIRYV; encoded by the exons ATGTCTCCGTCTATGGCCCGATCTGCTCCAAGCGAGCTCAACCATTGGTGGAACCAGCTGAGGTTTCGCctccaaaataaaaaaggatgGAACGAGATGTTGGATGAGACATTCCTGATCTgcacaaaaaa CATAAATGACATTCCTCTCTTCTATGCGGCTAAAAACAACAGTGTCGGTTGCATCAAGAAACTGCTAAGCTGCGCGTCCACCAACATCTTTGAGAGAG GAGCCCTCGGAGAGACGGCTCTTCACGTCGCTGTGATGAACGAcaacctggatgctgctgtggctCTAATGGACGGAGCTCCTGAACTCATCAACGAGCCCATGACCTCTGAGCTTTTCCAAG gtgTTACTCCTCTCCACATCGCCGTGGTGAATCAGAACATCAATCTGGTTTATCATCTGATTAGTCGTGGTGGTGATGCCGCTACACCTCGAGTCACTGGTCTGTATTTCAGGAAGAGGATTGGAGGacttctgtactgtg GTGAGCACATCCTGGCTTTTGCTGCGTGTGCTGGAAATGAGGACATTATCAACATGGTGATCGACGCGGGGGCCAGTACCAGGGTCCAGGATTATCGAG GCAACACACTGCTTCATGTTTTGGTTCTGCAGCCCAACAAGACGACTGCGTGCCAGGCCATTGACCTGATTATGGCAAGGGATGTAGAGCTTGACCAGTCAGTGCCACTCGACATGGTGCCCAACTATCGAGGCCTTACACCTTTTAAACTGGCTGCCAAAGAGGGAAACATTGTG GCATTTCAGCACCTGGTTAATAAAAGGCGTGTCGTCCAGTGGAGTCTGGGCCCTCTGAGCTCTCACCTGTATGACCTGACAGAAATCGACTCCTGGGCCGACAACATGTCAGTAATGGAGCTCATTGTAGGCAGCCCACGGAGAGAG GCCAGAGGGATTCTGGAGGTGACTCCTGTAAGACAGCTGGTCAGTCTGAAGTGGGACCTGTATGGAAAACATTATTTTAG GCTCCTGATGGTGTTGTATCTGCTGTACATTGGGACCTTCACACTTTGTTGTGTGTTTCGCCCTCTAAAGGACGCTCCAGAGAACTACACAAAGTCAGACATGGACAAAACCATCAGAGTCCAGAAGGCATTCAAT GAGAGTTATGTGACGTATGGCGACAGTCTGCGACTAGCGGGAGAGGTCATCAGTGTCCTGGGAGCGGTTGTCATCCTTGTCCTGGAG ATCCCTGATATACTGAGAGTAGGAGCAAGGCGCTACTTTGGCCAAACAGCACTGGGAGGACCCTTCCATGTGATCCT CATCAGCTATGCCTCCCTGGTGGTGCTGCTGTGTGTGTTCAGAGCCTGTGAGGTGCAGGGGGAGGCCGAGGTGATGGCAGTGTGCTTAGTTCTCGGCTGGTGCAACGTCATGTTCTTCGCCCGCGGTTTTGAAATGCTCGGCCCGTATGTCATCATGATACAAAAG ATTATATTTGGAGACCTGACAAAGTTTATGTGGCTGAGTTTTATTGTTCTCATCGGTTTCTCCACCT CCCTGTGGATGGTATACATGACCCAGGACCCAGATTCGCTCCCTGCGTATCGATCCTTCCCCATCACCCTCTTCTCCCAGTTTGAGCTCAGCGTGGGCCTGATTGACCTGCCGGTGGACCACACCGTCACTACGCCCCCCATCGTCCACGTGCTGCACGTCACCTTCTCTGTGGTCTCCTACATTCTCCTGCTCAACCTGCTGATTGCCATGATGAGCGACACACACTGGAGGGTGGCCCAGGAGAGAGATGAGCTTTGGAGGACTCAG GTGGTGGCCACAACTCTGATGCTGGAGAGGAGGCTTCCTCGCTGTTTGTGGCCTCGGCTCGGAGTGTGTGGGCTTAGCTACGGCCTGAAGGAGCGTTGGTATCTCAG GGTTGAGGACAGAAATGACCCCATGATGCAAAAGATGCGACGCTACGTTAAAGTCTTTTCTAAGgaggatgaaaaagaaaaggagggaCTGGAGAAATCAGACACAATGAAGGGAACCCCGATGCTCAGACCGAAAAATAGAGGTTGTAACAACAGGAGGGCACTAGCCGGTTGGGAAGTGATCCGTCACAGCGCTTTAGGTTTAGAGATGGAGCAGCAGGAGCCGGAGGAGGACCACGACATCAGATATGTTTAG
- the LOC142380158 gene encoding early activation antigen CD69 isoform X2 — protein sequence MYIKFCRSYVEDKKDEDGEKLASKLSVELDGEKGKQNEGNERLYRAACLLLSVICLVLLLVVIALSVKLQTGSPVCSEKEETTAADRQIPSPTCSPEQCQDLFPNFHSKRIGCQQCAKGWLTYGRSCYFLSTFRLSWAESQQNCTSSGGSLAVITNQNVQTFLTRKGNLKYWIGLRQNDVAWNWVNNNKLQESYWAEYPNNGDCAFLNTDEQPEKNWDRAYCQATTYFICQLQF from the exons ATGTACATCAAATTCTGTCGCAGTTATGTTGAGGATAAAAAAGACGAAGACGGTGAAAAGTTGGCATCCAAGTTATCAGTTGAACTGGATGGAGAGAAAG GCAAACAGAATGAGGGAAATGAACGCCTGTACCGTGCTGCATGTTTGTTGCTCTCAGTAATCTGCCTCGTCCTTCTGCTCGTCGTCATTGCCCTCAGTGTGAAAC tccaaactGGATCCCCTGTCTGCTCAGAGAAAGAGGAAACTACAGCAGCTGACAGACAAATTCCTTCTCCAACATGCAGTCCTGAGCAGTGCCAGGACCTCTTCCCAAACTTCCATTCCAAAC GTATCGGCTGCCAGCAGTGTGCTAAAGGATGGCTGACATACGGACGATCCTGTTATTTCCTGTCCACCTTCAGGCTGTCATGGGCTGAGAGTCAGCAGAACTGCACCTCCAGTGGTGGATCTTTGGCTGTTATAACCAACCAGAATGTTCAG ACTTTTCtgacaaggaaaggaaacttGAAATACTGGATTGGACTGAGACAGAACGATGTTGCATGGAACTGGGTCAACAACAACAAGCTGCAAGAGAG TTACTGGGCAGAGTATCCAAATAACGGCGACTGTGCTTTCCTCAACACTGACGAACAGCCTGAGAAGAACTGGGACAGAGCTTACTGTCAAGCTACCACCTACTTCATCTGTCAGCTTCAGTTCTGA